The sequence ACGCAGACTGTCAACGGGTAAGTCGCACTTGCACGTGTCGTAGTGGAGTCAGGACTAATGAGACGCAGAGTGTGGGCACGCTTCAACCAAGCAACACGATGTTTCAAGGGTCTCATGAACTATAAGAAAGTCTATGAGTGGTACATTGACCATGCTATCGAACGCATGATTAGTGAAGGTATCATGTATGCTGAGCTTCGGCCAATGCTGCTGGATAAGTCGATACCTACCGATGACGGCAAAGGCCAGGTCGACAACGCTGGACAGATGCAGATGATCATCGATGGCGTGCTTGCAAAGCAGGAGGAACTGCGAAGCCGGGGCGAAATCAACAAGTTCCCTTTCGGTTTAAAGATTGTCTACTGCACGCCTCGTTCGATACCGAAGGGAAGGATGCAAGAAGAGATGATGCAATGCATCGAGTTGAAGCAGCAGTTCCCGAATCTTATCTGCGGTACGTACCACAACCATGCCTCTCTCGCTCCACTGACATGGTCTAGGATTCGACCTGGTAGGGGCCGAAGATCGACCCAACCACATTGGGTTTTACAAGGAGGAGCTTCTTGCCTTCCAAGAAACGTGCAAAGCCAAGGGTCTGGTCATACCTTTTCTGTTCCACGCCGGCGAAACATTGCTTGACACTGGCGGTTCTGGAGACCCAGCCAACTCCAACCTGTACGATGCCGTCCTTCTCAATGCGAAGCGCATCGGCCATGGCTTTGCCTTGATGAAGCATCCCCATCTGGTGGAAAAGTTCAAGAGAGACCCTTGCAAGCCCGGTTCGGGCATCTGCGTCGAGCTCTGCCCCATCTCCAACGAGCTGCTCCATCTGTGCAGAAACATCAAAGAGCATCCATTCCCCGAGCTTCTAGCTGCAGGCATTCCCTGCACGGTGAACAGCGACAACCCCTCGCTCTTCAGGTAAGTCGTCGTCCGAACGAACGTCGCACCGTCACGGCAACCTAATCCGCTCCAGAAACTCGATGAACCACGAATTCTACCAGATCATGGTCGGCGCGCCCACCATGTCGCTCTACAGCTGGAAGCAGCTCGCGCGCTGGAGCATCGAGTACAGCTGTCTGATGCCGAGCGAGATCGAGCAGGGCCTGCAGATCCTCGACAGCACATGGCGCGACTTCTGCCAGCTGATAGTGGACGTGTGCGACGACGAGCACGACGGCGTCATGAACGGCGATGAAATCGACGGCGACAAAGCCGCGCGCTTCTACGCACACAAGACCGACTGGAAGCGCAAGCCAATGGCCGAGTCGTCTTGACCCTGCCCGTAGCGTACGCGAAGTTGCCTCTTCGTCGCACCGCCAGATGCATGTTTCGTCCGCGGGGAATGTGAGCGCGTCCGCGGGTGGCGCTGCATTTCGTATGCACGTACCGGTACTCCTCTCCGCGGCAAGCGTCTCTCGTCACTCATGTTTCTTCGAACCGCGCGCCCGCGTTCAGGCACAGGAACGTTGACGTGTCGAGCCCAGGACCCAGGCGAAACGAACAAGGCCGAGCTCTGGCGCGTGGCTTGTGAGCGTGGACGGGCGGCGTGCTTTCGTTTTGCTCGGTCTGTGGGCGGGGACGGAAAGGAGAGGTGCAGTGTTTTGGGCGATGGAGTGGTCGATTGCTTTCCTTTGTCTCTTTCTTTTGCTGCTGtatggatggatggatggatggatggatggatggatggattcCTCGCCTGACTACTTGAATGACCGATACGACGAAGCCATACCCTGCCCCAACAAACAAGACGTACGAAACGAAACAGCAAGAAAACAAAGTCGCTCGTCACCTTCACCCTGTCCACGCACCTCCCATCACAACCCGAccctctctccctctctcgCCCAAACAATCCACCTCACTTCCCCACCCCACCCCCAACCTCGCTCTCACACACGCTCTTCAAATCCCTATCAAACCGCTCCCACGCCCTGCGCGTCTTCAGCTTCACCCCGACCCCCTTCCCCAGCAGCCCATCACCCATCAGCAGCCAGCCCAGGGCGCCGCTGAACGTCTCCTCCTGCGTGAACGTCGTGGACGGCGCGTGCTGCGCAGAGGCGGAGGAGGGTGCGAAATGGAAGCTGTGGGTTCCGGTGAAGAGGAAGGGGATGGTGCCGGTCCAGGAGAACTTCTGGGGTGTGTTTTCCTGCGGGGAGGGTGGTTAGCTGGTTAGTGCGTGAGTGGGTGGGTGAGTGGGTGAGTGAGTGGGTGAGTAGGTGAGTGGGTGAGTGGGTGAGTGGGTGAGTGGGTGAGTgggtgagtgagtgagtgggtgagtgagtgagtgggTGAGTGGGTGAGTGGGTGAGTGCGTGAGTGCGTGAGTGCGTGAGTGCATGAGTGCGTGAGTGCGTGagtgcgtgcgtgcgtgaGTGAGTGAGCAAGTGAGTATAGAGCGCAGCGAAGCCGGCAGCAGGGTTAGCACCAACAGGCAGCGGCGAAGCAGCAAGACAACACAAGCAATATCAAAACAGCAAATAGAGGGGAGGGGCCAAACCTCCACGACCCCCGCGAACGCCGTCCCGTTCGCCATCACCACCCTCACCGTATCCCCCTTCTTCAGCTCGGCGCCTGGCTTCGATGCGCTTAGCGACTGGAAACAGCTGCTGTGGTAGGAAGATAGGGTGGCGAAGTCGAGGAACTGCACGTTGCCAGAGGGTGGTTAGAACTGGATATTTGTGTCTGTataggggggggggggggttaCTTTCAACCGCACTTGCTCGGGCGGTGCGGCGATTTCAATGCTAGTGCGGAGGGACGACATTGCCTTATCTTTCGTTTTTGAATCTTTTTATTGTTGTTCTCGTTTGCGTTTCTTCGATGGTGCACGCGAGGAAACGCGAATGTACAGGGAGACGTGCGGAATCACTGCggctgcgactgcgactggGATGGAATGGTAAGACGTGATGTTATAGTCCTTACCCTCCctacctaccctaccctaccttACAGCTAGGCTCGCGGCTGATTCTCGAGAGCGCATGATAAGGGTCAGGTCACGCGGCGCGTGGTTGAATGCATCAGTCTGTGGCTGCTTATGTGCTTGCTATACTACGGTTTGCACGCAAATCAACGGCGTGGTTGTTGCGTTTGGGCGCTCGAACGGGGCTAGTGCTGATGGAGGGGGGGTGTTGGTCCTTGTGAAGCTGACATTGGGCGCGTAGATAGCCCGGCGGAACGGCGCCATGTCGAAGATTTGGCATGGGTGGGTGATGGGGCTGGGGTTGGGGTTGGGATTGATATCGTCTTCAGCCTTCACAGTGACGAGGTGCATCGTTGGGCGGCACTCGTTGATTGTGGTGGGTCTGATCACTGTACAGCTGTAGCTCTCGTTGCCGTCTTGGGTCGCTACCCTTCATGCCTACTGCACCCTCAGTCGTCTAATCGCGCCACTGACCAGCTCGTCGGCGTCGAGACTGCCGTGCGGGCTATCGGCACCGCTGCCTGGCGTCTTTGTGTCAGTCAAGACGCGCTTGTCAGGGCCGGTCACTGTCTGCCCTTTGGCCTGGGCGAAGCCGGCGGAGCGCTCGTGCGCGGGGTTCGGCGAGTAGAAGCTGTCGATGATGGGGTGGATCATGACGGTCTGCTTGGAGATGGTGAGGGTGCTGTTGGTGGGGACGGTGACCCAGTTGTCTGTCCTGCGTCAGTGGAATGCATCACACGGCTGGATGCTGCGTACCGCGCTCGAACGTGAGCGGCTCGCTGGCAACCAGAACAATGTCGGAGCCCTTGTCGCGTCGCTCCATGACGTAGTTGCTGTCTTCGTCTTCGGCGTCGGATCTTCCGCCGTGGGAGCCGTGGTCGGTCTTCTGCTGCTTCCAGCTTGTGCCGCTCGAGAAGAACAAGCTCGAGGCTTCGTCGGTGGTGGAGCTCACGTAACGTGTGCACACGACGCTCTCGCCATCCGTGACGGCAAAGTTGAGCAGACTGCGGCTGTCTTCGTTGCCCATGTTCTCCTCGCCTACCACGTCGCGTATGAAGCCGTTGATGCGGTCAATCGTCGTCAACATGGCCTTGCGCAGCACCGAGTGTCCAAACCCGCCCTTTCCGGGCTCGGCGTCTGGCGAGATGCCTGCCTTGTCCAGCGAGTCCAGGAACAGGGCAAAGGCCCACTCGGAGTCGGTGGAGCCCTGCACGAGAGTGAACCACTGCTCGTTCAGGCTCATGGCCAGGCGCCGCTTGATCTGCTTGAAGCAGCCGATGCCGCCGTTGTGCATGAACAGGAGGCGCTTGTGGGAGAAGGGGTGGCAGTTCTGCTCGGACAGGTTGCCTTCGGTGGTGGCACGCACGTGTGCGAAGAGGAGCGAGGACGTCGTCTTGGAGGCGATGCGCGACAGGTTGATGCAGTTCCACGCGGGGATGGTGGACGTGAACACACAGGGCTCGGGGCCGAGCGAGGGCGAGGTGTAGTAGCCGATGCCGAAGCCATCGCCGTTGTGAGGCCGCCGGCGGTCCTGTGGCGCGTGAGCGGCGTCGTGCGGGCAGCCGAGCGCGGGTTACCAGGCGGAGGCGCGAGTCGAACGACTGGGTCAGGATCGAGTGGGAGGGATGGAGGATCAGCTCAGAGAGGAGGATCTCGTCCTTGCCTTTGTACACCTGCGTCTCGTGAGCTGGGCGGACGGTGGCCTGTGTCGCTGGCTGACCATGAATCTGCACATGCTGGGCACCTGGCGGGCGGTCGTGGGAGCGTGGGTGTGGTCTTGCAGATGCCGTGCCCGGGCGGTCGTGGGGGCGTGGGTGTGGTCTTGGAGATGCCGTGCTCAGGAGGAGTGCGTTCGCTGTACAGTCAGGGCGGGATGGCGCCATCGGACCAGGACAGGGTGCGAAGCGCATCATTCCAGGGCAAACATTGTGTCGACCTCTTAGCCTTGGTCAGCTCAAGCGTGTCCTGGGGAGACGGGCGAACACCACGAACGCTGCGTGGCAGACGCTGAGCACACCGGGGCCGAGCGGTAACGGTAGCCGCGGCGTGTCCGCCATCAGATATCACAACATCACAACACTACAGCATCACAACATTACAACATCACAACATCACAACATCACAACATTACAACATCACAACATTACAACATCACA is a genomic window of Ascochyta rabiei chromosome 8, complete sequence containing:
- a CDS encoding Adenosine deaminase; this encodes MPSGSEPRLSSESQSSPTSWWSRYLPTRSVRARRGSAADVEPSAMKVADSPKKRKRTSSARPGRRISIQIGRHKAANMGDDGLNVRDLFKTKLKDPAPVGRYNHAHSELLKEEEDDAWDRDAKPKTTSPSDTIEKRTMIIVHALREYERRVTFGNLPSEAIPGPETQDMGGQFLTNKDRIETKSKLFEISKLVPKGALLHLHFNSELDPEELLAQARNMDNMYIRSIMPLEKDEAFPETEMVLSVLDPDKIDRDVDIFSEHYPGTAANWREADMQAKIWMKWSYFQEKYNARFPEGPVQRRASEMPLRGCCADPGRPALNAAEYWLKSKMILSPEEAYGYTQTVNGVWARFNQATRCFKGLMNYKKVYEWYIDHAIERMISEGIMYAELRPMLLDKSIPTDDGKGQVDNAGQMQMIIDGVLAKQEELRSRGEINKFPFGLKIVYCTPRSIPKGRMQEEMMQCIELKQQFPNLICGFDLVGAEDRPNHIGFYKEELLAFQETCKAKGLVIPFLFHAGETLLDTGGSGDPANSNLYDAVLLNAKRIGHGFALMKHPHLVEKFKRDPCKPGSGICVELCPISNELLHLCRNIKEHPFPELLAAGIPCTVNSDNPSLFRNSMNHEFYQIMVGAPTMSLYSWKQLARWSIEYSCLMPSEIEQGLQILDSTWRDFCQLIVDVCDDEHDGVMNGDEIDGDKAARFYAHKTDWKRKPMAESS
- a CDS encoding glutamine amidotransferase subunit encodes the protein MAPSRPDCTANALLLSTASPRPHPRPHDRPGTASARPHPRSHDRPPGAQHVQIHGQPATQATVRPAHETQVYKGKDEILLSELILHPSHSILTQSFDSRLRLDRRRPHNGDGFGIGYYTSPSLGPEPCVFTSTIPAWNCINLSRIASKTTSSLLFAHVRATTEGNLSEQNCHPFSHKRLLFMHNGGIGCFKQIKRRLAMSLNEQWFTLVQGSTDSEWAFALFLDSLDKAGISPDAEPGKGGFGHSVLRKAMLTTIDRINGFIRDVVGEENMGNEDSRSLLNFAVTDGESVVCTRYVSSTTDEASSLFFSSGTSWKQQKTDHGSHGGRSDAEDEDSNYVMERRDKGSDIVLVASEPLTFERDNWVTVPTNSTLTISKQTVMIHPIIDSFYSPNPAHERSAGFAQAKGQTVTGPDKRVLTDTKTPGSGADSPHGSLDADELVSGAIRRLRVQ
- a CDS encoding glutamine amidotransferase subunit, variant 2, with protein sequence MCRFMVYKGKDEILLSELILHPSHSILTQSFDSRLRLDRRRPHNGDGFGIGYYTSPSLGPEPCVFTSTIPAWNCINLSRIASKTTSSLLFAHVRATTEGNLSEQNCHPFSHKRLLFMHNGGIGCFKQIKRRLAMSLNEQWFTLVQGSTDSEWAFALFLDSLDKAGISPDAEPGKGGFGHSVLRKAMLTTIDRINGFIRDVVGEENMGNEDSRSLLNFAVTDGESVVCTRYVSSTTDEASSLFFSSGTSWKQQKTDHGSHGGRSDAEDEDSNYVMERRDKGSDIVLVASEPLTFERDNWVTVPTNSTLTISKQTVMIHPIIDSFYSPNPAHERSAGFAQAKGQTVTGPDKRVLTDTKTPGSGADSPHGSLDADELVSGAIRRLRVQ